A stretch of the Ostrea edulis chromosome 9, xbOstEdul1.1, whole genome shotgun sequence genome encodes the following:
- the LOC125657882 gene encoding GPALPP motifs-containing protein 1-like, with the protein MSEDDSFGPALPPGFKRSTTKTNQQQEDRKQISSPECERDVMKRIGPHIPPHLQPDSTSEASEEETACIGPSLPPHLRSSHGSSTSSAKNDMSSASQSKSHNSLSLIGPSLPPSLAKSKHSDDSDPETDLIGPCLPKGKSSSNVTNAESVIGPCLPPHLQGVSALSASGQDEDFDNDIIGPLPSEMTAGNSGTDFSVEFERRAQKMRDHLDGKSDSEGQPKRDSWMTELPDCLGQNIGLTARTFRVNAGPDMSDRSMWTDSPADRARKEKEGPSESKKPPTVGTTSRRDQQIRTELDSYNRKRGKESLLDMHQEKMKKKKKEEENKPQERRPFDRDLDLQANRFDDAQRKAIIKKSQNLNSRFGHGKDAQYL; encoded by the exons atgtcTGAGGATGATAGCTTTGGTCCAGCACTTCCACCGG GATTTAAAAGAAGCACGACAAAAACAAATCAACAGCAAGAAGACCGGAAACAGATATCTTCTCCAGAGTGTGAACGTGATGTCATGAAGAGGATAGGACCCCACATCCCCCCTCATCTACAACCAGATTCAACTTCAGAGGCCAGTGAAGAAGAGACAGCCTGCATAGGACCCTCACTGCCACCACATCTACGATCATCCCATGGATCCTCAACTTCTAGTGCCAAAAATGACATGTCGTCTGCTTCTCAATCAAAGTCACACAACAGCTTGTCATTGATTGGCCCATCACTTCCTCCTTCTTTAGCAAAATCTAAACACTCTGATGACAGTGATCCAGAAACTGACTTGATTGGCCCATGCTTACCAAAAGGTAAAAGTTCATCTAATGTAACAAATGCAGAAAGTGTGATTGGGCCTTGCCTGCCCCCACATTTACAGGGGGTCAGTGCCTTGTCAGCATCAGGGCAGGATGAGGATTTTGACAATGACATCATCGGACCACTACCTTCTGAAATGACAGCTGGGAATTCTGGGACAGATTTCTCTGTGGAGTTTGAACGAAGGGCTCAGAAAATGAGAGATCACCTGGATGGCAAA TCAGATTCCGAGGGTCAGCCTAAACGAGACTCTTGGATGACGGAGTTACCAGACTGTCTTGGGCAAAACATTGGACTGACTGCCAGGACATTTCGGGTGAATGCAGGGCCAGACATGAGTGACCGCTCAATGTGGACAGACAGTCCGGCTGACCGAGCCAGGAAGGAGAAG GAAGGTCCGTCAGAGAGCAAAAAGCCACCAACAGTGGGCACCACATCCAGGAGGGATCAACAAATCCGGACAGAGCTGGACAGCTACAAT AGAAAGCGTGGAAAAGAATCTCTGCTTGATATGCACCAGGAGaagatgaaaaagaaaaag AAAGAAGAAGAGAACAAACCTCAAGAGCGACGGCCATTTGATCGTGATCTCGACCTTCAGGCAAACAGATTCGATGATGCCCAGCGAAAGGCAATCATAAAGAAGTCACAAAACCTCAACAGCCGATTTGGCCACGGAAAGGATGCACAGTACCTCTGA
- the LOC125657881 gene encoding 5-hydroxytryptamine receptor 1D-like: MNNPDNDFVSRTINIFIAIFAVLTILATVFGNSLVILSIVTDKRLHRVGNIFIVSLALSDILVGLCVTPFALVYQLQGSWNFGLVFCDFWISMDIICCTASIVNLCVISYDRYNAISQPLHYAQFRTVRRAVLLVVIAWSYSLIIALPPLLGWKTPDHVSKHSCVISQNIGYTFYSTIGAFYLPLVIMLCFYCKIFQVTWLRGKQWAKGPGNSLIIKSRNRFPKKRMCCSYNTYTLCCSIQNMDGKKECVVLQEEEFRDQRKKSDYEQDKHTGYDQQTERQAKSRRPILVRQISFLSSTDSGYTTTSGETSISSDTMTTRDNQGRMPSIAENEIITEIVDKETGKLISQCRSRQMKDGDLSEFQQSQNMAENPFNDNHVKIARKRRPLKRRDTISLPQERRAVRTLGIVVGCFLVCWLPFFIVALLAPLCHDCVPPKFIQNLVLFLGYFNSACNPVIYTFFNKEFRAAFKKNLCCIFKISSPAFI; encoded by the coding sequence ATGAACAACCCTGACAACGATTTTGTGAGCcgaacaataaacattttcattGCCATCTTTGCAGTCCTGACTATCCTCGCTACGGTGTTTGGTAACAGTTTGGTGATACTATCCATCGTCACGGACAAACGTCTACACAGGGTGGGCAACATCTTCATTGTCAGCCTCGCTCTCAGCGACATCTTAGTCGGCCTTTGTGTCACCCCATTCGCGCTAGTCTACCAGCTCCAGGGAAGCTGGAATTTCGGACTAGTGTTCTGCGACTTCTGGATTTCCATGGACATTATCTGCTGTACTGCTAGCATAGTGAATTTGTGCGTCATCAGCTACGATAGATACAACGCTATATCCCAGCCCCTGCATTATGCGCAATTCAGAACAGTTCGCCGGGCTGTCCTCTTGGTCGTCATAGCGTGGTCATATTCTCTTATAATTGCTTTACCGCCCTTACTGGGCTGGAAAACGCCGGATCACGTCTCCAAACACTCTTGCGTCATTTCTCAAAATATCGGATACACGTTTTATTCCACCATTGGGGCGTTTTATTTACCGTTAGTCATAATGTTGTGTTTCTACTGCAAAATTTTCCAGGTCACGTGGTTGAGAGGTAAACAATGGGCGAAGGGTCCCGGGAACAGTCTGATCATTAAATCCCGGAATAGATTTCCTAAGAAAAGGATGTGCTGCTCTTACAACACTTACACCCTGTGTTGTAGTATACAGAATATGGACGGCAAAAAAGAGTGTGTTGTTCTTCAAGAAGAGGAGTTCAGAGATCAGAGGAAAAAATCCGATTATGAACAAGATAAGCACACAGGGTATGATCAACAGACAGAGCGGCAAGCGAAATCAAGGCGACCGATTCTCGTACGCcaaatttcttttctttcaagCACAGATTCGGGATATACAACAACTTCCGGTGAAACTTCAATTTCAAGCGATACCATGACTACACGAGACAATCAAGGGCGCATGCCCAGTATCGCTGAAAACGAAATAATCACAGAGATCGTAGACAAGGAAACGGGAAAACTAATCAGTCAATGTCGTAGTCGACAAATGAAGGACGGTGATCTTTccgagtttcaacagtctcaaaaTATGGCAGAAAATCCATTTAATGACAATCACGTGAAAATTGCGCGCAAGCGGCGGCCGTTGAAGCGGAGAGACACAATCTCTCTTCCACAAGAACGCAGAGCAGTCCGTACCTTGGGGATTGTCGTGGGCTGCTTCTTGGTGTGCTGGTTGCCGTTTTTCATTGTGGCACTTTTGGCGCCTTTATGCCATGACTGTGTTCCCCCAAAGTTCATTCAAAACTTGGTTCTTTTTCTTGGATATTTTAACTCGGCGTGTAATCCTGTCATTTACACGTTCTTTAACAAAGAATTTAGAGCCGCCTTCAAGAAaaatttatgttgcatatttaaaatttcatctCCCGCCTTTATTTAG